The Chrysemys picta bellii isolate R12L10 chromosome 5, ASM1138683v2, whole genome shotgun sequence DNA segment cagcacaaacccaagtaacccccccccccccacacacacacgattctctgggatgatcacttcacccctccccccaccgcgtggttaacagcggggaacatttctgttcagaagagcaggaacgggcacctctgaatgtccccttaataaaatcaccccatttcaaccaggtgaatgatatcactctcctgcggataacaaagagagataaggaatggatgttgtctgcatgccagcaaacaccgggaccatacgctgccatgctttgttatgcaatgattccagactacgtgctactggcctggcgtgataaagtgtcctaccatggcggacgggataaggcagccctccccagaaaccttttgcaaaggctttgggagtacatgaaggagagctttctggagatgtccctggaggatttgcGCTCCATCCCCACACACGTTAACAGacgtttccagtagctgtactggccgcgattgccagggcaaattaatcattaaacacacttgcttttacaccatgtgtaatatttacaaaggtacactcaccagaggtctcctgtgtgccctcagggtcttgggtgagttcgggggttactggttccaggtccagggtgacaaacatatcctggctgttggggaaaccggtttctccgcttccttgctgctgtgagctacctacattaccttcattctcatcttcctcgttccccgaaccctcttccctgtgtgtttctccattgacagagtcatagcacacggttggggtagtggtggctgcaccccctagaatggcatacagctccgcgtagaagcggcaagtttgcggctctgccccggaccttctgtttgcttctctggctttgtggtaggcttgccgtagctccttaattttcacgcggcactgctgtgtgtccctgttatggcctcggtccttcatggccttggagaccttttctaatactttgccatttcttttactgctacggagttcagctagcactgattcatctccccatatggcgagcagatcccgtacctcctgttcggtccatgctggagctcttttgcgatcctgggactccatcacggttacctgtgctgatgagctctgcgtggtcacctgtgctctccacgctgagcaaacaggaaatgaaattcaaacgttcgcgggtcttttcctgtctacctggtcagtgcatctgagttgagagtgctgtccagagcggtcacaatgaagcactctgggatagctcccggaggccaataacgtcgaattctgtccacactaccccaattccgacccgcaaaggccgattttatcgctaatcccctcgtcgaaggtggtgtaaagaaaccagtttaaagggccctttaagtcgaaagaaagggcttcgtcgtgtgaacgtgtccaggcttaattcgatttaacgctgctaaagtcgacctaaacccgtagtgtagaccaggcctaacacatTCTACAAAACTAAGACCAAGTaaaccagactccaacatgaagttGTAAAGTTCATTGGCTGTCTAGTGAGGCAGTGCTGATAAAAAGGATCTGGACTTGATGGCTTCAAACCCTAACATTagacttttctttgtttttaaatagttgttTTGAGTTAAATTTGCCACAGTCTATTCTTATGTGCTTGTAGCACGTGGCTTCAAGCTTTTCTGCAATATCACAAATGggaaataggaaatgactgcctcggcaggaatggtctagataatacttagtcctgccatgagtgcaggggactggactagatgacctctcaaagtcccttccagtcctgtgattctatgaaacgTGTGATGTTACATTTAGGTAGGTGGCTCAATCTAACATCACAAATTTAAGTCCTAGGCTATGTCTCTACTgcaaaaggtgtgtttttaactTGAGATCACTATcttgatgtaaaatcctagtgaaaacAAGACTCTAACTTTTATCTCAATTTAACTACTCGAGGTTAAacccgtgggggtgggggtgtgcagGAAATAAGGGTTGAACTTGACTAATTATATCATGGCTGGTGCCATGTA contains these protein-coding regions:
- the LOC135983694 gene encoding myb/SANT-like DNA-binding domain-containing protein 2, with the translated sequence MESQDRKRAPAWTEQEVRDLLAIWGDESVLAELRSSKRNGKVLEKVSKAMKDRGHNRDTQQCRVKIKELRQAYHKAREANRRSGAEPQTCRFYAELYAILGGAATTTPTVCYDSVNGETHREEGSGNEEDENEGNVGSSQQQGSGETGFPNSQDMFVTLDLEPVTPELTQDPEGTQETSAANVSPSQRLVNIRKRKRRTRDDMFTELQMSSHADRAQQNAWRQSMSDMRKAQYEREKRWWAEWRAEKSKWRAEDDRWRQLADRRQESMLRLLEHQTDMLQRMVELQERQQEQRPPLQPLCNQQPSSPSSIASSPRRPRTRWGGLRPPSHSTPDDCLSIRRLAFNKS